In the genome of Actinomycetota bacterium, one region contains:
- a CDS encoding DUF4157 domain-containing protein has product MRVWKGGPVPPGADAITLGSLIIVRRRAADDRRLMRHEEEHVRQWRELGVLGFLRRYLAAYVRWRWRGYGHRGAYLRIPLEVEAEWVARRSVRR; this is encoded by the coding sequence GTGCGCGTCTGGAAGGGCGGTCCCGTTCCGCCCGGCGCCGATGCCATCACGCTCGGGTCGCTCATCATCGTGCGTCGGCGCGCGGCGGACGACCGCCGGCTGATGCGTCACGAGGAGGAGCACGTGCGCCAGTGGCGCGAGCTCGGTGTGCTGGGTTTCCTGCGCCGCTACCTTGCCGCGTACGTGCGATGGCGCTGGCGCGGGTACGGCCACCGTGGCGCATACCTCCGCATCCCGCTCGAGGTCGAAGCCGAGTGGGTGGCGAGGCGGTCGGTGCGCCGCTAG
- a CDS encoding tetratricopeptide repeat protein: protein MLDVTDDTFERDVLDRSTEVPVVVDLWAEWCGPCRTLGPILERVVAATEGKVALVKVDVDANPRVATTFQVQSIPAVFALQDRKIVDSFIGALPEPAVQEFVDRLAPAETEADRLVAAGDEASLRAALDLQPDHPGAVTALAELLVVRGQGDEALALLERLPETAETRRIAALARVGGDAVVAGDGVEARLDALLERVKDDDDARQQFVDLLEVLGADDPRTATYRKRLTARLY from the coding sequence ATGCTCGACGTCACCGATGACACCTTCGAACGCGATGTGCTCGACCGCTCCACCGAAGTCCCGGTGGTGGTCGACCTGTGGGCCGAGTGGTGCGGTCCGTGCCGCACGCTGGGCCCCATCCTGGAGCGGGTGGTGGCCGCGACCGAGGGCAAGGTGGCGCTCGTGAAGGTCGATGTCGACGCCAACCCCCGCGTGGCGACGACGTTCCAGGTGCAGTCCATCCCCGCGGTCTTCGCGCTGCAGGACCGCAAGATCGTCGACTCGTTCATCGGGGCGCTTCCGGAGCCCGCGGTGCAGGAGTTCGTGGACCGGCTGGCACCGGCCGAGACCGAAGCCGACCGTCTGGTCGCGGCAGGTGACGAGGCCTCCCTACGCGCCGCGCTCGACCTGCAGCCCGATCATCCGGGCGCGGTGACGGCCCTCGCCGAGTTGCTCGTCGTCCGAGGCCAGGGCGACGAGGCGCTCGCCCTGCTCGAGCGACTCCCGGAGACGGCGGAGACGCGACGGATCGCCGCGCTCGCGCGCGTGGGCGGCGACGCGGTGGTGGCGGGCGACGGCGTGGAAGCGCGTCTCGACGCGTTGCTCGAACGGGTGAAGGACGACGACGACGCCCGTCAACAGTTCGTCGATCTGCTCGAGGTGCTGGGCGCCGACGACCCGCGGACGGCGACCTATCGCAAGCGGCTCACGGCTCGGTTGTACTAG
- a CDS encoding phosphotransferase family protein translates to MTTAVEGIQADRVTRWFQDHVDGVVPPLEFSLIAGGHSNLTFKVTDAAGRALVLRRPPLHHVLPTAHDMSREHKIISALGPTPVPVAPAIGLCTDEAVNGTPFYVMDFVEGHVLRTTEIATAVFDEAQRRVAGESLVDVLAEIHSVDVDAVGLGDLGRREGYIERQLKRWWSQFEQSKTREVPVLEDVYRVLKSRVPEQGGATIVHGDYRLDNTMLGDDGRVAAVLDWEICTLGDPLADVGLLMVYWSEAGDELESLPSSPTVLSGFPSRKEVADRYAERSGRDLSGLDFYVAFGYWKLACIVEGVYARYVGGAMGSASSGFEHFGNQVVRLAEAARAVVDG, encoded by the coding sequence ATGACCACAGCCGTCGAGGGCATCCAGGCCGACCGCGTGACCCGCTGGTTCCAGGACCACGTCGACGGCGTCGTCCCGCCCCTCGAGTTCTCGCTCATCGCAGGCGGTCACTCCAACCTCACCTTCAAGGTCACCGACGCGGCCGGCCGGGCCCTCGTCCTCCGCCGCCCACCGCTCCACCACGTCCTGCCGACCGCCCACGACATGAGCCGGGAGCACAAGATCATCTCCGCCCTCGGCCCGACGCCGGTGCCGGTGGCGCCGGCGATAGGCCTCTGCACGGACGAGGCGGTCAACGGCACGCCGTTCTACGTCATGGACTTCGTCGAGGGACACGTCCTGCGCACGACGGAGATCGCCACGGCCGTCTTCGACGAGGCGCAGCGCCGGGTCGCAGGTGAGTCGCTCGTCGACGTGCTGGCCGAGATCCACTCCGTCGACGTCGATGCTGTCGGGCTGGGCGACCTGGGCCGGCGCGAGGGCTACATCGAACGGCAGCTGAAGCGGTGGTGGTCGCAGTTCGAGCAGTCGAAGACCCGTGAGGTCCCCGTCCTCGAGGACGTATACCGCGTGCTCAAGTCGCGCGTGCCGGAGCAGGGCGGCGCCACGATCGTGCACGGCGACTACCGGCTCGACAACACCATGCTCGGCGACGACGGTCGGGTGGCGGCCGTGCTCGACTGGGAGATCTGCACGCTCGGCGACCCCCTCGCCGACGTCGGGTTGCTGATGGTCTACTGGTCCGAGGCCGGTGACGAGCTCGAGTCGCTGCCCTCCTCCCCCACCGTGCTGTCGGGCTTCCCGAGCCGCAAGGAGGTCGCCGACCGCTACGCCGAGCGCTCCGGGCGCGACCTGAGCGGCCTCGACTTCTACGTCGCGTTCGGGTACTGGAAGCTGGCGTGCATCGTCGAGGGCGTCTACGCGCGCTACGTCGGCGGCGCCATGGGCTCCGCCAGTAGCGGCTTCGAGCACTTCGGCAACCAGGTCGTGCGCCTGGCCGAGGCCGCGCGCGCCGTGGTCGACGGATGA
- a CDS encoding PAC2 family protein, with the protein MSLYELHARPSLDRPVLVVGMEGWIDAGLGAATAMATLLGAVNTEPVATFDVDTLLDHRARRPIVRIVDGVNTGLRWPEIQLRGGHDADGHDLLLLLGPEPDHQWRAFTAAVGELATSFGVGLVIGLGAFPAPVPHTRPARLASTATTSELAHRVGFLPGALDVPAGVQAALERGFAELGIPAVGLWARVPHYAAAMPYPEASAVLLEGLTSVAGITTDTGDLRRAAEASRQHLDELIANSEEHIALVRQLETQVDADVPSGDEIAAEVERFLRGQGPGT; encoded by the coding sequence ATGTCGCTCTACGAGCTGCACGCCCGCCCGTCGCTCGACCGTCCGGTGCTCGTCGTGGGCATGGAGGGCTGGATCGACGCCGGGCTCGGCGCTGCGACCGCCATGGCCACGCTGCTGGGCGCTGTCAACACCGAGCCCGTGGCCACGTTCGACGTCGACACGCTTCTCGACCATCGCGCCCGGCGTCCGATCGTCCGCATCGTCGACGGCGTGAACACCGGGCTCCGCTGGCCGGAGATCCAGCTGCGCGGCGGCCACGACGCCGACGGCCACGACCTGCTCCTGCTCCTCGGGCCCGAGCCCGACCACCAGTGGCGCGCGTTCACGGCTGCAGTGGGCGAACTCGCCACGTCGTTCGGCGTGGGCCTGGTGATCGGTCTGGGCGCATTTCCCGCACCCGTGCCGCACACGCGTCCGGCGCGTCTGGCGTCCACGGCCACCACCTCCGAGCTGGCGCACCGCGTCGGCTTCCTGCCCGGTGCCCTCGACGTGCCCGCGGGCGTGCAGGCCGCGCTCGAGCGGGGCTTCGCCGAGCTCGGGATCCCCGCGGTCGGGCTGTGGGCCCGCGTGCCGCATTACGCGGCGGCGATGCCCTACCCGGAGGCCAGCGCGGTGCTGCTCGAGGGGCTCACGTCGGTGGCGGGGATCACCACCGACACCGGCGACCTGCGCCGGGCAGCCGAGGCCAGTCGCCAACACCTCGACGAGCTCATCGCCAACAGCGAGGAGCACATCGCGCTCGTGCGCCAGTTGGAGACGCAGGTCGACGCCGACGTCCCCTCCGGCGACGAGATCGCGGCCGAGGTCGAGCGCTTCCTGCGCGGCCAAGGTCCCGGCACCTGA
- a CDS encoding LLM class F420-dependent oxidoreductase yields the protein MKVDGGIPFELDAVADAARAAEAAGYDGAWAAETSHDAFLPLLLAAEHTERLELGTGIAVAFPRSPMHLAVVGNDLQSYSKGRFLLGLGSQIKAHIEKRFSATWTRPAARMRELILATRAIWDSWNHGTKLDFRGDFYTHTLMTPFFNPGPNSYGPPKVFLAAVGARMTEVAGEVCDGLLAHGFTTEAYLRETTLPALERGLGKVGRSRADFEISMPVFVVTGVDEEQMTKADRSVREQIAFYGSTPAYRGVLETHGWGDLQGELNSLSKQGAWAEMGTRIDDDMLDAFAVVGEPEQVPGLIRRRYGDIVDRVSFYAPYRSDPERWRAVLAGFKSD from the coding sequence ATGAAGGTGGACGGAGGCATCCCGTTCGAGCTCGACGCGGTCGCCGACGCGGCGCGCGCCGCCGAAGCTGCGGGCTACGACGGTGCCTGGGCGGCCGAGACGAGCCACGACGCGTTCCTGCCGCTGCTCCTCGCGGCCGAGCACACGGAGCGGCTCGAGCTCGGCACCGGGATCGCGGTGGCGTTCCCCCGCAGCCCCATGCACCTCGCCGTCGTCGGCAACGACCTGCAGTCCTATTCGAAGGGCAGGTTCCTCCTCGGGCTGGGCTCGCAGATCAAGGCTCACATCGAGAAGCGGTTCAGCGCCACGTGGACCCGACCTGCGGCGCGCATGCGCGAGCTCATCCTCGCGACGCGCGCCATCTGGGACTCCTGGAACCACGGCACCAAGCTCGACTTCCGGGGCGACTTCTATACGCACACGTTGATGACTCCGTTCTTCAACCCGGGGCCGAACAGCTATGGACCGCCCAAGGTCTTCCTCGCTGCGGTCGGCGCGCGCATGACCGAGGTGGCCGGAGAGGTCTGCGACGGGCTGCTCGCACACGGCTTCACCACCGAGGCTTACCTGCGCGAGACCACCCTGCCTGCGCTCGAGCGGGGGCTCGGCAAGGTGGGACGGTCGCGCGCCGACTTCGAGATATCGATGCCCGTCTTCGTCGTCACCGGCGTCGACGAGGAGCAGATGACCAAGGCCGACCGGAGCGTGCGCGAGCAGATCGCGTTCTACGGGTCGACGCCCGCCTACCGGGGCGTGCTCGAGACCCACGGCTGGGGCGACCTGCAGGGCGAGCTCAACTCGCTCTCGAAGCAGGGTGCATGGGCGGAGATGGGCACCCGCATCGACGACGACATGCTCGACGCGTTCGCCGTCGTCGGTGAGCCGGAACAGGTCCCCGGCCTGATCCGAAGGCGCTACGGCGACATCGTCGACCGGGTGAGCTTCTACGCGCCGTACCGCTCCGACCCCGAGCGCTGGCGGGCGGTGCTGGCGGGCTTCAAGTCCGACTGA
- a CDS encoding fatty-acid--CoA ligase translates to MTTIATRIERATTQSGSITFVGASEAAERVEWARIHDDARGVAAALQARGVGPGDHVALLGPTTRPLVTAIEATWLAGATVVVLPLPMRLGSIEEFVAQTRARATAADAALVVLDDDLAPFLEPRPGDPPMALLSELAPGPGRPCARDYERPRDDPEALAILQFTSGSTAEPKGVMLPHDRVLANLDAARAGVALDPANDVLLSWLPLYHDMGLIGLLTLPMITGTDLVLAGAQDFMASPARWMEWMSAFGGTATAGPNFAYALAARALARLDGLDLSRWRIGLNGAEPIDPSTVEAFCDAGARHGLDPRVVFCAFGMAEVTIAGTFPRPGTGMTVDSIDRRVLETDRYAAPRGAGEVGTRRLARLGKPVEGLQLRIVEPETGRAMREREVGELEIRGTSVTPGYYRRPTETARAFRDGWLRTGDLAYLVEGELVVCGRIKDVIIVGGRNVFPEDVERAVASVAGVRAGNVIAFGVEGRRGREDVVVVAETKADEIGPVRDAVSRSVRQAVGVSLRDLVLVSPGTLPKTSSGKLQRALCRSRYLSEELQPI, encoded by the coding sequence ATGACCACCATTGCCACGCGAATCGAGCGCGCCACCACTCAGAGTGGCTCGATCACGTTCGTGGGCGCCTCAGAAGCGGCGGAACGGGTCGAATGGGCTCGGATCCACGACGACGCGCGAGGCGTGGCCGCCGCGCTGCAGGCGAGGGGAGTCGGCCCCGGCGACCACGTCGCCCTCCTCGGGCCGACGACGCGTCCGCTCGTGACGGCAATCGAGGCGACCTGGCTGGCAGGGGCGACGGTGGTCGTCCTCCCGCTCCCCATGCGCCTGGGGTCGATCGAGGAGTTCGTCGCCCAGACGCGCGCCCGGGCCACCGCCGCCGACGCCGCGCTCGTGGTCCTCGACGACGATCTGGCTCCGTTCCTGGAGCCTCGCCCCGGCGACCCGCCGATGGCGCTGCTGTCGGAGCTCGCTCCCGGGCCGGGCCGGCCCTGCGCCCGCGACTACGAGCGCCCGCGCGACGACCCTGAAGCGTTGGCGATCCTGCAGTTCACCAGCGGATCGACCGCCGAACCCAAGGGCGTGATGCTCCCGCACGACCGGGTGCTCGCGAACCTCGACGCGGCGCGCGCGGGCGTCGCGCTCGACCCTGCGAACGACGTCCTCCTGTCGTGGCTGCCGCTCTATCACGACATGGGGTTGATCGGGCTGCTCACGCTGCCGATGATCACCGGCACCGATCTCGTGCTGGCCGGGGCCCAGGACTTCATGGCGTCGCCCGCGCGCTGGATGGAATGGATGTCCGCCTTCGGCGGGACCGCCACCGCAGGCCCCAACTTCGCCTACGCGCTCGCGGCGCGGGCGCTGGCGCGCCTCGACGGGCTCGACCTGTCGCGCTGGCGGATCGGTCTCAACGGCGCCGAGCCCATCGACCCTTCGACCGTCGAGGCCTTCTGCGACGCGGGCGCGCGGCATGGCCTCGACCCGCGTGTGGTCTTCTGCGCGTTCGGAATGGCGGAGGTCACCATCGCGGGCACGTTCCCCAGGCCCGGCACGGGCATGACCGTCGACTCAATCGACCGCCGGGTGCTCGAGACCGACCGCTACGCGGCCCCACGCGGTGCCGGCGAGGTCGGCACCCGCCGGCTCGCCCGCCTCGGGAAGCCCGTCGAGGGTCTGCAGCTCCGCATCGTCGAGCCCGAGACCGGGCGGGCCATGCGCGAACGCGAGGTCGGCGAGCTCGAGATCCGCGGCACATCGGTGACCCCCGGGTACTACCGGCGACCCACCGAGACGGCGCGCGCGTTCCGCGACGGTTGGTTGCGCACCGGAGACCTGGCGTACCTGGTCGAGGGAGAGCTCGTCGTCTGCGGGCGTATCAAGGACGTCATCATCGTCGGCGGCCGCAACGTCTTCCCCGAGGACGTCGAGCGTGCTGTGGCCTCGGTCGCGGGCGTGCGCGCGGGCAACGTGATCGCCTTCGGGGTCGAGGGGCGTCGCGGGCGCGAGGACGTCGTGGTGGTGGCCGAGACCAAGGCCGACGAGATCGGTCCGGTGCGCGACGCGGTGTCGCGAAGCGTTCGCCAGGCGGTCGGCGTGTCGCTGCGCGATCTCGTGCTCGTGAGCCCCGGCACCCTGCCGAAGACCTCCTCGGGCAAGCTCCAGCGGGCGTTGTGCCGCAGCCGTTACCTGAGCGAGGAGCTCCAGCCCATCTGA
- a CDS encoding PAS domain S-box protein yields MTDGSAWPVLATGVLGDEARNLLDAIAGGVILQDARGFAVYANTAALELIGLSFAEISGATPIREGWRATDEKGDDLGLEEQPAAAALRTGEKQQLLVGITLPDGDRRWLWNEAVAVTGRSGKPELVISSFIDLTARRMVEERLELAIDAGRIGIWDWNIPTNDLVWSEHVERLFGLAPDEFEGTFEAFLVRVHPDDRQLVREAITTAVQHGGRYETELRVVWPDGSVHWLLAVGEAFRNTRGVPVRMLGVTRDITARREAELERESNEQRLSFLIEATTVLSGSFEYEATLSQLAHLVVPLLADWCAIDLLDDGRSFRRIASVGADPAWAEVSALMSVPRRVRAGESELLRDVTDGTLGDVQSLIVSPLASQGQVVGALWLGISASGRRYDVDDLMLVEELARRAALAVENARLYEDRRRVADTLQASLLPPTLPLVPGVDVGAAYRASGEGNDIGGDFYDVFEIGGGAWAAVIGDVCGKGTGAAALTGLARHTLRAAALRGEAPSSVLSLLNDAILREQSDDRFLTAVFCRIVPTGNGARVLLARGGHLPPLLRRSDGTVRQLGHPGLLLGSFPDVTLVDDTVELAPGDVIVLYTDGVTEARGVGEIFGPERLRELVAGSGDLDARGIADRVKQAALDFQPGLPRDDVAVLVLRVTGR; encoded by the coding sequence GTGACGGACGGCAGCGCCTGGCCGGTCCTGGCGACGGGTGTGCTCGGTGATGAGGCTCGCAATCTCCTCGATGCGATCGCCGGCGGCGTCATCCTGCAGGACGCGCGCGGTTTCGCCGTCTACGCCAACACCGCCGCCCTCGAGCTGATCGGGCTGAGCTTCGCGGAGATCAGCGGCGCCACCCCCATTCGCGAGGGGTGGCGGGCCACCGACGAGAAAGGAGACGACCTCGGCCTCGAGGAACAGCCCGCGGCGGCCGCATTGCGCACGGGTGAGAAGCAACAGCTGCTCGTCGGCATCACGCTTCCCGACGGCGATCGCCGGTGGCTGTGGAACGAGGCCGTTGCCGTCACGGGACGCTCGGGAAAACCCGAGCTGGTGATCTCGAGCTTCATCGACCTGACCGCGCGGCGGATGGTCGAGGAGCGCCTCGAGCTCGCGATCGACGCCGGACGCATCGGCATCTGGGACTGGAACATCCCCACCAACGACCTGGTGTGGTCGGAGCACGTCGAGCGCCTGTTCGGCCTCGCGCCCGACGAGTTCGAGGGGACGTTCGAGGCGTTCCTCGTCCGCGTTCACCCCGACGATCGTCAGCTCGTGCGCGAGGCGATCACCACCGCCGTGCAACACGGCGGCCGTTACGAGACCGAGCTGCGCGTGGTGTGGCCCGACGGCTCGGTGCACTGGTTGCTGGCCGTCGGAGAGGCGTTTCGCAATACCCGCGGAGTGCCCGTGCGCATGTTGGGTGTCACTCGCGACATCACCGCGCGGCGCGAAGCCGAGCTCGAGCGAGAGAGCAACGAGCAGCGCCTCAGCTTCCTCATCGAGGCGACGACCGTGTTGAGCGGATCATTCGAGTACGAGGCCACGCTCTCGCAGTTGGCTCACCTCGTCGTCCCGCTCCTCGCCGACTGGTGCGCGATCGACCTGCTCGACGACGGCCGGTCGTTCCGCCGGATCGCCTCGGTCGGGGCCGATCCGGCGTGGGCCGAGGTCTCCGCGCTGATGTCGGTGCCGCGGCGGGTTCGCGCCGGCGAGTCGGAGCTTCTGCGCGATGTGACCGACGGGACGCTGGGCGACGTGCAGTCGCTGATCGTCTCGCCGCTCGCGTCACAGGGCCAGGTCGTGGGAGCCCTCTGGCTGGGCATCTCGGCGTCGGGCCGCCGGTACGACGTCGACGACCTGATGCTGGTCGAAGAGCTGGCGCGGCGTGCGGCACTGGCAGTGGAGAACGCCCGTCTCTACGAAGACCGGCGGCGCGTCGCCGACACGCTCCAGGCGAGCCTGCTGCCGCCGACGCTGCCGTTGGTGCCCGGCGTCGACGTCGGCGCCGCGTACCGCGCGTCGGGCGAGGGCAACGACATCGGCGGCGACTTCTACGACGTCTTCGAGATCGGCGGAGGCGCGTGGGCCGCGGTCATCGGTGACGTCTGCGGGAAGGGCACCGGGGCGGCGGCGCTCACGGGTCTCGCCCGGCACACCCTGCGGGCCGCAGCCCTCCGCGGGGAAGCGCCGAGCAGCGTGCTCAGCCTGCTCAACGACGCGATCCTGCGGGAGCAGTCCGACGACCGTTTCCTCACCGCCGTGTTCTGCCGGATCGTTCCGACGGGGAACGGCGCACGCGTCCTGCTCGCACGCGGCGGGCACCTGCCCCCGCTGCTCCGACGCTCCGACGGCACCGTGCGCCAGCTCGGCCACCCCGGTCTGCTACTCGGCTCCTTCCCCGACGTGACCCTGGTCGACGACACGGTCGAGCTCGCGCCCGGCGACGTGATCGTGCTCTACACCGACGGCGTCACCGAGGCGCGCGGTGTGGGCGAGATCTTCGGGCCCGAGCGCTTGCGGGAGCTCGTGGCGGGAAGCGGCGACCTCGACGCACGGGGCATCGCCGACCGCGTCAAGCAGGCCGCCCTCGACTTCCAGCCCGGTCTGCCCCGTGACGACGTGGCCGTCCTCGTCCTTCGGGTAACCGGGAGGTAA